In Methanofollis aquaemaris, the genomic window CTGGGGCTCAAGAGTCAGGACCACCGACTCACCCGACGAACCGGCCTTCACCGCCGTTTCCAGCACGGCCTGATGATAACCGTCCATCGTGCCGGTGATATTGTACGTCCCCGGCGCAAGGTCCAGCGAGACCATGCCAGCAGAGGAAGTACTGCCCGCCGCAGCACCGTTCACGCAGATCTTTACCTCGCCGACCGGTTCGTGGGAGGGGTTCTCGACGAGCACCGAGACCGGAACCTTCGCACAAGCCAGTTCGAAGACCAGATCAGAGGTTGTCTCTCCAGTCTTGCGGTTCTCTTTCTGACCGACATATCCTGGAGCGCTCACTTCGAAGGCATGGGTGCCGGTGACGACCGCATCAAGGCCAAGTCTTCCGAAGGCGTCGGTGGTGCCCGCATCCTTCCCGTCGACCAGCACCTTCGCCCCTGAAATCGGCTTTTTCTCCGTGTCAAAGACCAAGACAAAGAGTGAAGCGGTGGACTTCGTGAGGAGGATATTCTCAATCACAGCATTCTCGCCCAGGTAGACTTCCTTGGTGTACGTGAGGTACGAAGGGTGGGCCACCTCGACATCATAGTAACCGTCACCGTCAAGGACCACGGTCACCACCCCGTTGCCGTCGGTCGTGCCCGCACCCTTCCCGTCGACCTTCACCGCAGCGCCCTCGATCGGGGAGTTGCTCCTGGCGTCCATCACCTTGAAGGCGAACTGGCCCTCGGGATAGAGCCAGTACTGGACACTCTGGGTGTCGCTGTCCACCTCGATCTCACGGGTGATCTCCGCATAGTCGTCGGCACTGATCTCGACCGAGTACTCTTCTCCGTCTTCGAGATCAAAGGACGCACACCCCGATGAGTCGGTCCGTTCATAGTCGTCGAAGGTGGTTGAGATACCGGTGATGTCCACCCTTGCATCCCTGATCGGTTGGACAGTCCCGGCGTCGTATACCGAGACCTTAAAGTCCACGGTGCCCGAGTCCATCCGCACGACGACCGTACGCTCTTTTGCATCGATACGGTCGTCCCAGTCCTCGTATCCAGACTTTGTCACCTTGAGGGTGTAGCGACTGTTGCCGTCGTACTCATATGAGAACTCGCCGTCAGAGTCGGTCTTGCCCTCATAATGGTTGTCGATATAGACCGACGCACCCTTGATGTATGACCCGTCTTCTGCATCCTTTACGGTGATATCGACGTCGACAGCCTGCACCGCACTGCAGATCAGTGCAATGGCCACGACCCCGAGTATGAGATAGGTGAATGTCGACCCCATCTTACTGTCCATACTGTTGTCCACCTCGTGTTGTCCAGTGCCGACCCGGCACGCGGTCGAGAAGCATCCCCTCGACGACGACCGGCATCAGGCGACGTCCTTCTTCGAGCGCCTTCTGGAGGCGCCACTTTCGATCTGCATAGACCGTGATGATCGGTTCGCCGGCCTGCACGCGCGTCCCCTTCTTGGCATGGATGCAGACCCCCGCACCCTGGTCCTGGGGGGCGCCGGCAGCCCTGGCCAGGCTGATCAGCGCCTTGTTGTTCAGTTCGATCACGTATCCAGTGGTGGGGGCCTTTACCACATACTGGTACGTGCCAGGAACTATATCAGCTGCGGTCACCGCCGGGTTTCCGCCCTGGACCTCGATGATCTCCTTCATCTTGGCAAGGGCCTTGCCCGAGGCGAGGATCTCCTGCGCGAGGGTGTAGCCCTGGCCCGGCGCCGCCTTCCCCGCCATCTCAAGAATGATCCCGGCGATGGAGAGGCTCTTCTGGATGAGAGAGTTCGGTTCGGTCGCTCCTTCCAGGACAGAGAGAGCCTCCTGCACCTCGATCTTCGGGCCGATGGTGCGCCCGACGAGGGACTCGCCGTAGGTGAGGGCGCATTCCACCTGCATCCCGAGTCGTTCGCCGAGTTCGATGAACTCGCGGGAGAGGCGGCGCCCCTCTTCCACCGTCGGCACCTTGGTCTGCGCCCCGACCGGAACGTCGATCGCCACCAGGTTTGCCCCGACGGCGTACTTCTTGGCCATCACCGAGGCGAGCATCTGGCCCCTGGCGTCGATCTTGAAGGGGTATTCGACGGTGATGAACCGGTCGTCTGCCGGGGCGATGTTCGTCGCCCCGCCCCAGACGATCACCGCACCCACCTTCTCGGTCATCTGCTGCACCTGGGTGGCGGTGAACTCCACCGGGGCGAGCACCTCCATCAGGTCGGCGGTGCCGGCGGCGCCGGTGATCGCCCGCGAACTGGTCTTGGGGATCTTCAGTCCGGCGGCGGCGACGATCGGGACAACCAGCAGGGAGATCTTGTTGCCCGGCACCCCGCCGATGGAGTGTTTGTCCACGATCGGATACGAAGGAAAGCGGAGCTGGTCGCCGGTGTCCACCATCGCCCTGGTGAGGTATTCCACCTCGTCCATGTCGAGGGGGTTGGTGTAGGTGGAGACGATGTACGCGGTGAGTTCGCTGGGGGAGAGGTCGTCGGCGACGACGTCCCTGATGATCGCATAGGTCTCCTCCTGGTTCAGCCGCTGGCCGTCCATCTTCTTCTTGATGTAGGCGAGGCTTGCCGGACGGTCGGCGGCCCGCACCTCCACCTCGGCGCCGTCGAGGACGTCGACCCGCACCTGGGTCGGGCGGTAAACCCCGATCGTGCCGGGCCCGATGATCGAGGCGGTGGTGTCGACGAAGGCCGAGACCGTCTCGCCGGTGGCCAGGCTCTTCACCTCCACGCGGTCACCGTCCCGCACGCTGATCTCCCGGGCGTCGGCGGCGTTCAGGAGGACGCCACGGTTCCCGATATCGATCAGCCTGGTCGTGAGTTTCATACGTAGAGAATATATCTCCGGTCTCTAAAGGGTATCGGCCCTGTGTCCCCGGATCGGAGTCTGTTCACCCGGAGACCCGGTATGAAACGGTACTGAGAAGCGTGCAGAAAAAAAGGGGGTAGTTTAAGATTAGTCCCTGCGCATGACCAGGAACGCAACCGCACCAAGGCCAATCAGGGCCACAAGGGCACCGAAACCAGGCGCTGCAGGCGTGGTGGTCTCTACAGCAGTGGTCGTGGTCTCGACCGTGGTCACGGTCTCGGTCACGGTGGTCGTGGTCGGGGTCGTCGGAACCTTCTCGAGAACGTTGAAGGTAGCACTGGTGCTGACGTCAGCGTCCACGGACTCAACAGAAACAGAGTACTGGTCGGCCTTGAAGTCAGCTGCGTCGACTTCGTAGGACCACTTGTTGTAGTCGTCGCCAGCCTCAACGGTCACCTGACCGGAGTCGCCGGAGAAGCCAGATGCCTGGGTCTTCTCGGACGGACCGAAGGACGCACCGCTGACATCGACCTGCAGTTCGTCGCCAACAGCTAGGTTAGTGGTGCCGGTGATGGTGAACTTGGTGCCGATGGCCTGGTCGCCGATAGCATCGATGATGATACGTGCATCCTCGACCTGGAAGGAGACCTTGGCGTAGGTGTCGTCACAGTTCTGTGAGTTAAGGGCGTCGATCAGCGCGGTCGCAGCCTCGGAGGCAGGAAGCTTGCCGAGGTCGATAAGGCCGCCAGTGGCGTCGCGAATGACATAATCAGTCGGGTTATCGAGATCGGAATCAGCGACCTCCTTCGCAGTTGCCGGACGGACATTGAACACGCCGTCGGTCATCGGGTGCTGGATGACAAGGAAGTACTGCCCGGTGGTGAGTTCGTCGGTCTGGTCCCGCTCGAGGGTGAACTCGAAGGTGCCGTCGTCCTCAACGCTCTCGGTGCCGTCAATCATCCTGTAGTTCTTGCCGAAAACCCAGACATGGACATCGCTGGGCTTACCCTCAGCGACACCGGTCACCTTGAGCTCGTCGCCCCTGGCGACTCTGGACGCAACATCGTCAAGAGTCAGGAACGGCTTCTTCAGGTAGACGCCGATGGTCTGGTATTTGACGTCCTTCAGGTTCCTCTTGTCAACAGGATTGTCAAGATCCCCTTTGGCGCTGACAGCGTAGACGGTGTAGGTACCAGATTCAAGGACGCTGCCCTTGATAGCAGAGGTGTCCCAGCGGTATTCCCACGTGTCGTCGGACTCAACAGAGCGCTCGACTTTCCCGTCAGCTTTGTATGCATCGATAGAGGTGTCGACGAGCGAAACGCCATTGTCCTTCCCGAGGTTCGGGCCGGTCATGAAGAGGTAGACGTTGTCGCTGTCGGTGTTGGTACCGGAGAGCTTGATCTCCTCACCGAGGTAGTAGGTGCCTGCGCCCTCGGCAGTGATGGTGACTTCACCCTCCTCGATCTTCACCTTGACATCGTCGTCCTTCGTGGCATCGTCAGGGTCGACGACCTTGAAAGTGAAGGACCTGTCCTTGGTGTCGCTGCTGGTGGTGAAACCAACAGTCCTCAGACCGCCTGAGGAGGTTTTGACAAGCGCATAGGTCTTGGGGGCACCGGTGTCGATCTTACCGTTCACTGTGGTAAGGGCACTCGCGTCCTTGCCCTCATAGGCAAACTTCATGTCTGCGTCGAAGGCCGGAAGACCACTGTCAGAGTACGTCACACCGATCTGACCCGGCTTAAGTGTCGGGTACTGCTCAGGCTCAAGGCCACTGACCTTTTCGATGTACAGGTAGTAGTTTGCCTTGGCCGCACCACGGATGGTTACGGTGAAATCGTTGTTCCTGACAACATTCTCCTTGTTGGCCTCAATAGCGAGGTCGACGGTGGAGATGGTGAAACTGGCCGCCTCAGAGTCCTTGGCGTAGTCGTCAAAGCCCTCCGGACCGGTCCAGGAAGCCACAATCTGGTAGGACTGGGAGGTGAGGTCGCTAAGGTAGAGACCGTTAGCCTCAACAGTTCCACTGTAATCAGTGGAGTTGCCAACATAGAGAACCTGCTGCGTTACGTCAACCCCAGAGAGTTCCTGGTTGAAACCGTCATGGGGAATCACGACGACTTCAGAGCCGTCCTTTCCAATGAGCTTGATTTCGAAGTTGAAGTATCCATTGGGAGTTGCAGCAGCGCTGTATGTAGACCCGACCTTGCCGGTATCGACCTTGAAGAAGATCTTGTTGTCCTTGGTCACGGTCTTGCCGGCGACCGAGGATGACTTGTCACTAGCAAGGACAGGAGTGATCTTGAGTGTGGGCTTCTCGAAGTAGACTTTGGTATCGGTGACTTCAGTTCCGTTCTGGACGAAGTATGTGCCGTAGATATCGTCAGCGAAGTCTACACCCTGTAGTTCGTCAGTGATTTTGTCATTACTGACCCTAAAGGATTTTTTCTGACCTTTTGATTTGTCATCTTCGTTGTACTTTACCAGACGGTTCATAGATCCACCAACTGCCGCGTTAACCTTAGAGAAGTTGAGGTCAGTTGGATTCTCATTTGCAAAGAAGGTGTCATCGACGTCGATCATCCTATCCTCAGCGCTTGCCGGCATGACCAGCAGGGCAGCTGCGACGAGGAAGACAGCGGCGAACACCATCATCTTTGACGTACTCTTCATGCAATTCCTCCTTAATGTGAAACGTGGTGAGCGCGATGAACGTACTTCGACAGGTGTCGAATTCTGGTTCACCATGCCCAATACTCCGATTGCCGGAATATACGACATTATTAGGGTAACACTTAATATATCCTTTGTGGTCGAGCCCGCAGGATGACGGCCGTCAGACGGCGCAGGATTGCTCAAATTCGAATTTATCCGAGGATTTAAGGATTTCAGAGCGACAACACCGTGCCCCCCGGCGGCGTGCCGGGCATGACCGGAGGGGAGAGGAAGAGGAGGAATGGATGACATATCCCCAGCCCCCCGGGAGACGGTGGGCGTGATCAGGGCCACCACCCCGCGGTGAGAGAGCGCACCAACCAGAAGTGAATACAGTGCTCCACAAGACCTAAGACCAGGGAGGGGAGGGGGGCCAGAGAGAACCCACCTTCGCCGAACCAATAACAAGTCCACGCTTGCCGAACCTCCATGTCGACACATCCCTCCGTGGTGCTGAATCTGTTTCGAGGTACGGCAACCATACCGAAGTGTCACAACTCAGGACAAGAGCCGCGGCCCACGCCGATCAGTTCTGTGAGAGAGATCAGTCCCGAATCTTCTGCGGGGTGCAGAACCGGAGGGGAGTTTGAAAAGCGCGGGGTGGTTCGAGGGGTTGGTTGCCCCCCTGCCCACCTTCATCATGGGAGGTTCCCCCCAGCGCGAGAGAGCATTCGTCCTTCTGGTGGGGCGCCCCCCGGGTCGATTTTGCATCTACCA contains:
- a CDS encoding PEGA domain-containing protein, whose amino-acid sequence is MDSKMGSTFTYLILGVVAIALICSAVQAVDVDITVKDAEDGSYIKGASVYIDNHYEGKTDSDGEFSYEYDGNSRYTLKVTKSGYEDWDDRIDAKERTVVVRMDSGTVDFKVSVYDAGTVQPIRDARVDITGISTTFDDYERTDSSGCASFDLEDGEEYSVEISADDYAEITREIEVDSDTQSVQYWLYPEGQFAFKVMDARSNSPIEGAAVKVDGKGAGTTDGNGVVTVVLDGDGYYDVEVAHPSYLTYTKEVYLGENAVIENILLTKSTASLFVLVFDTEKKPISGAKVLVDGKDAGTTDAFGRLGLDAVVTGTHAFEVSAPGYVGQKENRKTGETTSDLVFELACAKVPVSVLVENPSHEPVGEVKICVNGAAAGSTSSAGMVSLDLAPGTYNITGTMDGYHQAVLETAVKAGSSGESVVLTLEPQGLPMGVIALLLIVVVVVVGIAGAVATGRVEIPNRRKPGRRAPPKRRQF
- a CDS encoding AMP phosphorylase, which produces MKLTTRLIDIGNRGVLLNAADAREISVRDGDRVEVKSLATGETVSAFVDTTASIIGPGTIGVYRPTQVRVDVLDGAEVEVRAADRPASLAYIKKKMDGQRLNQEETYAIIRDVVADDLSPSELTAYIVSTYTNPLDMDEVEYLTRAMVDTGDQLRFPSYPIVDKHSIGGVPGNKISLLVVPIVAAAGLKIPKTSSRAITGAAGTADLMEVLAPVEFTATQVQQMTEKVGAVIVWGGATNIAPADDRFITVEYPFKIDARGQMLASVMAKKYAVGANLVAIDVPVGAQTKVPTVEEGRRLSREFIELGERLGMQVECALTYGESLVGRTIGPKIEVQEALSVLEGATEPNSLIQKSLSIAGIILEMAGKAAPGQGYTLAQEILASGKALAKMKEIIEVQGGNPAVTAADIVPGTYQYVVKAPTTGYVIELNNKALISLARAAGAPQDQGAGVCIHAKKGTRVQAGEPIITVYADRKWRLQKALEEGRRLMPVVVEGMLLDRVPGRHWTTRGGQQYGQ
- a CDS encoding MEMAR_RS02690 family S-layer glycoprotein, with the protein product MKSTSKMMVFAAVFLVAAALLVMPASAEDRMIDVDDTFFANENPTDLNFSKVNAAVGGSMNRLVKYNEDDKSKGQKKSFRVSNDKITDELQGVDFADDIYGTYFVQNGTEVTDTKVYFEKPTLKITPVLASDKSSSVAGKTVTKDNKIFFKVDTGKVGSTYSAAATPNGYFNFEIKLIGKDGSEVVVIPHDGFNQELSGVDVTQQVLYVGNSTDYSGTVEANGLYLSDLTSQSYQIVASWTGPEGFDDYAKDSEAASFTISTVDLAIEANKENVVRNNDFTVTIRGAAKANYYLYIEKVSGLEPEQYPTLKPGQIGVTYSDSGLPAFDADMKFAYEGKDASALTTVNGKIDTGAPKTYALVKTSSGGLRTVGFTTSSDTKDRSFTFKVVDPDDATKDDDVKVKIEEGEVTITAEGAGTYYLGEEIKLSGTNTDSDNVYLFMTGPNLGKDNGVSLVDTSIDAYKADGKVERSVESDDTWEYRWDTSAIKGSVLESGTYTVYAVSAKGDLDNPVDKRNLKDVKYQTIGVYLKKPFLTLDDVASRVARGDELKVTGVAEGKPSDVHVWVFGKNYRMIDGTESVEDDGTFEFTLERDQTDELTTGQYFLVIQHPMTDGVFNVRPATAKEVADSDLDNPTDYVIRDATGGLIDLGKLPASEAATALIDALNSQNCDDTYAKVSFQVEDARIIIDAIGDQAIGTKFTITGTTNLAVGDELQVDVSGASFGPSEKTQASGFSGDSGQVTVEAGDDYNKWSYEVDAADFKADQYSVSVESVDADVSTSATFNVLEKVPTTPTTTTVTETVTTVETTTTAVETTTPAAPGFGALVALIGLGAVAFLVMRRD